A region of Hoplias malabaricus isolate fHopMal1 chromosome 12, fHopMal1.hap1, whole genome shotgun sequence DNA encodes the following proteins:
- the slc15a1a gene encoding solute carrier family 15 member 1: MRAVLVLYFRYFLRWDDDLATSIYHAFVALCYLTPILGAIVADSWLGKFKTIIYLSIVYAIGQIVMAVSAINDITDANRDGTPDNMTVHVALAMIGLLLIALGTGGIKPCVSAFGGDQFDDHQVRQRSTFFSVFYLCINAGSLLSTLITPILRGQECGIHTQQKCYPLAFGVPAALMVVSLVVFIAGSEMYIKAAPKGNIMLDVCKCIGFAVKNRFRHRSKHYPKREHWLDWASDKYDKLLIAQIKMVLKVLFLYIPLPMFWTLFDQKGSRWTLQATTMDGTFGSLVLQPDQMQTVNPILILTLVPIMDRVVYPLIRKCGFNFTPLKRMTVGMFLAAMAFVSAALVQVEIDKTLPVFPSSSESQVKLVNMASYPLQVTTSPQEPTVLGSMQASEYITFIDEQMTVYLNTTPPTNLTFPLTKGKRQTLVIPVDPSTAYVVSDVTTKPEQGNNEVRFVNGLLEEVNVSYYGFRRVSPVSDYILLPQGEHTFNISNSMQSCAFSRKFGFGGAYTFLIPSTLNWTKNCDHSVVEVEDIKPNTVHMALQIPQYFLITAGEVVFSVTGLEFSYSQAPSNMKAVLQAGWLFTVAVGNFIVLIVAELAKLPDKWAEYVLFASLLVAVCIIFSIMAYFYTYIDPAEIEAQFRHENNMESEDKKKKSLEMEEKVPKTKM; this comes from the exons ATGCGAG CGGTGTTGGTGCTCTACTTCAGGTATTTTCTGCGCTGGGACGATGACCTCGCCACTTCCATCTATCACGCCTTCGTGGCGCTGTGTTACCTCACCCCGATCCTCGGGGCCATTGTAGCGGACTCCTGGCTCGGCAAGTTTAA AACTATCATCTATCTGTCAATTGTGTATGCCATCGGTCAAATAGTGATGGCGGTCAGCGCTATTAATGACATCACAGACGCGAACAGAGACGGCACACCGGACAACATGACCGTCCATGT GGCATTGGCAATGATTGGACTGCTCCTAATTGCTCTAGGAACAGGAGGCATCAAACCATGTGTGTCTGCTTTTGGAGGAGATCAATTTGATGACCACCAG GTGAGGCAGAGAAGCacatttttctctgtgttttaccTGTGTATTAATGCCGGCAGCCTCCTCTCCACCCTCATAACCCCTATACTCAGAG GTCAGGAGTGTGGTATTCACACTCAGCAGAAGTGCTACCCACTAGCCTTTGGAGTTCCTGCTGCCCTCATGGTGgtctctctgg TTGTATTCATTGCTGGCAGTGAAATGTACATTAAAGCTGCACCTAAAGGCAACATCATGCTGGATGTGTGTAAATGCATTGGG TTTGCCGTCAAGAACCGTTTCAGACACAGAAGCAAGCACTACCCTAAGAGAGAGCACTGGCTAGACTGGGCCAGTGACAAGTATGAT aaACTCCTGATTGCTCAAATAAAAATGGTTCTGAAAGTACTGTTTCTCTACATTCCCCTCCCCATGTTCTGGACACTTTTTGACCAAAAA GGCTCTCGGTGGACCCTCCAAGCCACTACCATGGATGGAACATTT GGTTCTCTTGTTCTACAGCCAGACCAGATGCAG ACTGTCAATCCTATCCTGATCCTCACGCTGGTGCCCATTATGGACAGAGTGGTGTATCCCCTCATCAGAAAGTGTGGCTTTAACTTCAC GCCTTTGAAGAGAATGACAGTTGGGATGTTCTTGGCTGCCATGGCTTTTGTTTCTGCTGCTCTGGTCCAGGTTGAGATTGAT AAAACCCTGCCAGTTTTTCCATCATCCTCTGAGAGCCAGGTGAAATTGGTGAACATGGCCAGTTATCCGCTGCAGGTCACCACGTCTCCTCAGGAACCTACTGTGTTGGGGTCGATGCAG GCCAgtgaatatataacatttatcGATGAGCAAATGACAGTGTATTTGAACACAACTCCTCCCACCAATTTAACCTTCCCCCTGACTAAGGGAAAGCGCCAAACTCTCGTCATCCCTGTCGATCCCAGCACTGCGTATGTG GTATCAGATGTAACAACCAAACCAGAGCAAGGCAATAATGAAGTCAG ATTTGTGAATGGCCTGCTTGAAGAAGTCAATGTTTCATATTATGGATTCAGAAGAGTGTCACCTGTTTCAGATTACATCTTGCTTCCACAGGGGGA ACATACATTCAACATCAGTAATTCTATGCAGTCATGTGCATTCTCCAGGAAGTTTGGATTTGGGGGTGCCTACACTTTCCTCATCCCCAGCACACTTAACTGGACGAAAAAT TGTGATCACTCAGTAGTTGAAGTGGAAGATATCAAGCCCAATACTGTGCACATGGCTCTGCAGATCCCTCAGTATTTCCTCATCACTGCAGGAGAAGTGGTATTTTCTGTCACTGGGCTGGAGTTCTCATACTCACAG GCACCCAGCAACATGAAGGCAGTGTTGCAAGCTGGCTGGCTATTCACTGTTGCCGTGGGTAACTTCATTGTGCTGATTGTGGCCGAGCTAGCAAAGCTGCCAGACAAG TGGGCAGAATATGTGCTGTTTGCCTCTTTGTTAGTGGCAGTGTGTATAATTTTTTCCATAATGGCATACTTCTACACCTACATTGATCCTGCTGAGATCGAGGCCCAGTTCAGGCATGAAAACAATATGGAATCAGAAgacaagaaaaagaaatccCTAGAGATGGAAGAAAAAGTTCCCAAAACTAAAATGTAG